The sequence GGATGGATAGGGTGTGTTGAGTTGTGTCAGCGGAGGGATCAACAATAAAACACGGGGTGAGCGCATGGACTCGACATAGCATAGAGGTAGATGGAAATGCTATGGCTGGAAGAGCTAGCAACTCGAACGGGCGACAACGTGACTGTTACGATTGAGAAGTGATGTTGAGGCTGCGAGAGGGGTATCTCTACCTTTTCAGGTCCAGGATACTCCCTAGCAATGCATCACCGGTTTTGATGGTATGAAGATTCGCCTCGAGATTGCGTTGCGCCAACATCTGTTGCACGAGGTCCTCACCAAGATCGGTGTTTGAGAGTTCGGTCTCCAATTGATTTTGGTTCGCGTCTCGAAGGATCGTCGGGCCGGAGGAATCATCTTTCTCAACGACAGGGAGTACACCACTTGTTGGCGCTTCGACGAATGTCGTTCGGAGTTTCTTGAAACCATCCGTATTGACGTTGGCGACGTTGTGCGCCACAACCTCAAGTTGCTTGCCAAAAGCAGTCAGGCCCGTGAGTGCGGTGTGTATGGCGGAAATCATAGACACCTCCTTGGGACCATCTTTTACGTCCTATCGAATATTGTATCGGTTAGTATGGAGAGAACTTGAGAGACTCAATTGGCTTGTTCATCAACCAACTAAAACCGACCGTATCCGGTTTAGTCCTTCGGAGATCAGATCCATTGAGTCTTCAGGATGACCGTAATTCTGCCGATAGTGTTGGATGGAAACAGGACCTCTACACTCGCATCATGTCTCCCTCTAAAACATCTACTTCTTCGTCTCAGCCCACGTCTCAAGAGCCATGGTCACCCATGCGGGAGGACGCGACTCTCCTCATGGAATCTGTTCCGGAAGCCATCTTCTTTGTGGACCACGGCAGTCGTATTGTGTCTTTGAATACTGTGGCACAACAACTGGTTGGTCGAACTCGTAAGGTAATCGGACAAGGCTTTCATAACCTTTTCGGGTGTTTGATGTCAGGCGAGAACGAGGTTGCTCAGTGCCCATTCAATCGGATGGTGCACACCGGAGACCTTGTCGTTGTCCCTTCCCTCTTTTGGACACGAGAGGACGGGACCCAATTTGAGCTGTCACTGTCATTTTGGCCGAGAATGCAACAAGGCGTGAGAGTCGGTGGCGTGGTGGTGGTGCATGATCTGACGAATGCCATGGAGATTCAGCGTGATGTTCAACGAGCCGCACGGCTTGCCGAGGATGCGCCGAATCCTATCGTGGAATTTGATGCTGCGGGTTCAGTCCTCTACGCCAACACCGGGATGCTCAATGTGATGGAGCAGTGGGGGGTGTTTGAATCTGGAATAGAGGCCATGTTCCCTGCGAATCTGTCAGGCCTGCTCCAGGAATGTCTCGCAACGGAATCCTCGCTGGCTCGGGTCGAGCATGCTGTTGCCGATCGGGTTATCGCGTGGTCGATTTTCCCTCTGAAAGAGCTGGAATTGGTTCGTGCATATGGCCTCGATATCACGTCCGATGTGGCCTTGCGCCGGGCGAAAGAAGCAGCTGAAGAGTCGACCCGGGCGAAGGGGATCTTTCTGGCCACGATGAGCCATGAGCTTCGGACTCCAATGAATGGAGTCCTTGGGTGCACGCAGCTACTCAAAGACACATCGCTAACAGATCAGCAACGGGAGCTAATTGAGACGATGCATCGTTCTGCCGATGCATTACTCACGTTGGTGAACGACATTCTCGATTTTTCAAAAATTGAAGCCGGTAAGATGAGCTTAGAGGTGGCCAATGTTAATCTGCGGGCATTGGTTGGTGATGTCACGACGTTGGCAGAAGGGTTGGCAGCCCACAAAAACCTCATGCTTTCACTGGAGATTGATGCCGATGTTCCGGAGGAGTTTCGAGGCGATCCGATCAGGCTAAGACAGATCCTTTTCAATCTTGTCGGAAATGCGATCAAGTTTACAAAACAAGGGGGAGTCACGATCGCCATCTCGTCCTTGAAGCGAGATGCGAGGGACGAATCGGACGTGGTGGTTCTGCAGTGGAGTGTGCGGGATACGGGCATCGGGTTAACCACCGAACAACAAGCCAATCCGTTCAAAGCGTATGCACAAGCCGAGACTTCGACCACGAGACGGTTCGGCGGGACCGGTCTCGGTCTCATGATTTGTCGGCAGCTTGTTGAGCTGATGGGAGGGACTATCACAGTCAACAGTGTGTTCGGTCAGGGTAGCACGTTCGCCTATACCACCAACCTCCTTCCGGCGATTCATCGAGAGGTGACGGCCTCATCCTCAGGCACGGCCCAGCGTAGTGTGGGAGACCAGATGGGGCTTTTGCGAGTCTTGGTCGCGGATGACAATGAAATTAATCAAGTCGTGGCGTGCAAGTTTCTGCAAAAGCTCGGGTGCCAGGTTGAAGTGGCCCGCACTGGACTGGAAGCTGTGGAGGCCATTGGTCGGACCACCTACGATGTCGTCTTGATGGATTGTGAAATGCCGGAGATGGATGGATATGAAGCCACGAAGGAAGTCCGTCGCCGAGAAGAAGGCATGCCTTCGCGATTGCCGATCATTGCCCTGACTGGCTACACCTCCGACGAGGAAAGGCAAAAATGCCTTCAAGCCGGTATGGATAGCGTTCTGACAAAGCCGTTGACATTACCGATACTTCGTACACATCTTCAAAAGTTAATGCGCCACGCCGACTCTTAACCTTGTGGAGTTTCAATCGGTCGACGCCGGCACTCTCGGGGTAGATTCTCTTGAGCCACTTCGGTAAAGTGGCATGATGACAACCGATGCGCCTTCTAGAAAGTTTCTTCTGTACAGCGACTTCAACTGTCCGTTCTGCTACGCGCTCCATGAGCGGCTGTATGAATTGAATTTACTGGATTCCTGTGAGTGGCACGGAGTCCAGCATGCGCCGCATCTGCCTAGGCCAATGAGGCCATGGCAGGGTTCCTTAGGAGCTGAATTGAAGCATGAGGTGGCAGTCGTACAGCGGTTAGCCCCAGGTCTTCCGATTAGTTTGCCGAGCGGGAAGCCCAATACGTTACCAGCGATCAAACAAGCAGCGGCACTGCTGCGACAAGATGTTCGGCGTGGGATGGACTTCGTAAAGCTCACCTACCGTGCCTTTTGGTGCGAGGGACACGATATCTCTGATCTCCAAGTTGTGAAACACTTAGCAGGAGAAGAGGGCACAGAAGATGTTGATGACGAGTATCTCGTGATCGCTCAAAAATGGGAAACGGCCTGGCATGCCACCGGTCAAAACGGTGTGCCTTTGGTCGTATCTCCGGATGGTGATCTCCTGGTCGGTTGTGTCCCAGTCGATCAGGTGAAGAGTTTCTTTTCAGGCCAAGCCTAACTTGGGACGGTACTGTTGTTTCTCCCCTTCACGTTTTCACCGGAGTCGCACGTGCTTTTCGATGAGCCGAGGCGGTCTGGGAAGGTCAATTCAGCAGCTGCAGACTTATCCAAGTTACCTTTTCCCAATTCCATCAAGCGTTGGTATTGGCTCAATGTTGCACACGCGACTGGAAGAGCGAGGCCGGCCTGCTTGGCTAAGTCAATCGCGATAGCCGAATCTTTTGCGGCATGGGACACGGAAAAGTAGCACTCGTGGGTGCGCTGCTGCATATCTTCACCGTCTGTGTCCAACACTCGTGATGCGGCTCCAGTCTGGGTGAAGACATCGCGGAGGAGAGTCAGGTCGATCCCAAGTGCCGCCCCTAGTCCTAACCCTTCTGCTAGCGCAACGGTGTTGCTGTTCATTACCATATTCACTAATGCCTTCACCTGTGCCGCTTCTCCGGCTTGGCCGATATATTGCACTTTTGTTCCGAGTGCTTCGAGGACGGCCTTCGCACTGGCAAAGACCTCGTGTTTGCCACCGCACATTAAATACAATGTCCCTTCTCGAGCGTGGGTGATGCTTCCTGCCATACATGCTTCTAGGCATCTGCCACCCCGTTCTGTGACCAGTCGTTCAATGTCTCGATGAACGTCGGGCGAAAGCGTCGCGCAATTGATGAACAGCCGATCTTTTGCGTGTGCCATCAGGCTGGCTGGATCCTGTTCCGCGTAAATCTCATACATCGCCGCGTCGTCGGATACGACCGTGAAGATGATATCCGATATGTCAGCGACACGTCCCGGCGACCTGGCCTTTTCCGATCCCAGTTCTTGTGCCAAGGTCTCCGATGATTCGGCATGACGGTCTTGAACCGCTGCGATGCGGTACCCCTGTCCTTTCAGGCGTCTGGCCATATTGGCACCCATACGGCCGACACCGACGAATCCGATACGTTCTGGGGGAGTTGGCATAAGAGTGGGCCCTTTCACCAAGAAAGTGCTGGGAGGACACCGCTAGAGCTGACCATCTTCCGTCGATTCGGAGCGGAGTTTGCTCCAGCGAAGATTGGTTTTTCCATCGGTCGTCGTAAAGCCATGCTCATAGATGGCGACGACGCTGACACGTTGGCCCTTCTTCTTAATTGGTTGAAGTTGCGGGAGGCCGTCCTTGGTCTTTACGGTCCCACGGAGTGACTCGACGATCAGCAAGTCTGTCGCCGCGGAAGGCTTGATCGCCCACACGAAAGCGGCGGAGCCGCCTGCGTAGGTGCCAGCCCCTTCCCACTGGCCGACTAAATCGGGATCGACTGTTTTGATTTGGAACACCGGTACACTGGTTGCTTCGCGTCGCAGTTTCCAGAGTTCGGTTGGAATGCGTTTTGGGTCTTCATCGGGCGCGAGTCGTGTCCACGTGGCCTGAACGCTGCCGGTGCTGGCGAATGAGTCCGCGGTCTTTTTCCTGTATGATCCCTTCCAACCAAGCCCTTTGAACGTATTAGCGCGTTCGAGCAACCACAAACCTCCCTCTGCGTTCACTACCCCATCAAATTGCATCATCGAGGAGAGCGACCATTCGAGATTCGGCTTGATGATGAGTAGCATGTCATGCTGGGTTGTTCCCTGTGCCGAGCGCGTATGCCAGGTTCCTATGAGGCCGGTCGGATCGAGAGAGGGTGCCTTGTGTGGTCTGGCCTGGGACTCAGGCGGGCCGGGAAGTGTTTGTGTCAGACTCACAGGGGTTGACCGTGAGACGAGGTGAGTATTCATCCCTTCACTTGGGTTGGAGTTGGAAGCCGTAGGAGGCAGCGTCGTGGCCAACGTAGCTCCATAATGAGTTGCGACAGCCCGGCTCAACTGGGTTACAGATTCGCCCAGATGCTTCTGCTTCGTTGATGCGAGGCTGACCGTCACAAGCGCGTCTCTATGCATGAAGGTCAGACGGGATAATGTCGGTGAGGAGTCGATTCGAAACGCCCCGTCGCCTAGCCCTGGAATGAGACGACTATCACGACCCAGCCGCTCTTTATTGAACCACACACGCTGATCTTTGCCGGCCGGCTCATCGAGTTGAACGGTGACGACATTGCTAGCATGACGGAGAGCCTTGAACAGACAGGCCGATGGATCCGAGAGCGTGCCTTCTTGGACCGGCTCGCCCAGCGCCTGTTGCGCTTCCGCCACTGTCAGCAATGAGCAAGGATTGGTCGTGGACGTAAAAAGGCCCCCTGACTCTCCACATGAAAGCAGCAACGGGGGCAGAACAAGAAATGGTAGCACTCGGCCGAACATGACGATCCTGAATCAATGATACGTGATTTTGAATTGTACCGCGAACAAGTCGGCAAGTGCTAGCGGGGCGTAGGTTGGCCTGAGTGGCATAGAAGTGTGTGTCAAGGGTCTCAGAGCGAATTGGGATTGTGGCTGTCATCCAGCCACAAATTTCAGCGCAACTCCGTTGATGCAGTAGCGAAGCCCGGTCGGCTTTGGGCCATCCTTAAATACATGACCCTGGTGTCCCCCGCAGCGGGCGCAATGAACTTCCGTTCGTGGAAGGAAGAGTTTGAAGTCCGTCCGAGTCTCGACGGCTCGAGGGTCGATCGGCTGCCAAAAGCTCGGCCATCCGGTTCCACTATCGAATTTGTGTTCAGATGAGAACAACGGCAAGTCACAGCCGGCGCAATAGTAGATCCCAGGCTCGTGATTGTCATGCAGTGGGTTCACAAAGGGACGCTCGGTATCTTCATGCCGCAACACGCGATAGGCCGCCGTCGATAATTGCTTTTTCCACTCCTCATCGGTCTTTGTAACTTTGACGATTGGGTCGATCTGAATTTTAGGTGGCATCTGAGCCCTCCTTTCTACATTGGGACCACTGGTTCATCGTCGACCGACACCACCGATTCTTACAGGGGCTCCGAAAGACGATGGCGATTCAGCGCGAGTGTGTGTCATGAAAATGGTACGTCTCGCGTACTCAGATTGCAAGCTCTCACGGTTGGGATATAAGGGACGTGGCTATTGGGTTCCTCTACGCGATTGAGGCAATGAGGAGTCCATCCCGCGAAATCTTCTGTACCATCGAGCGAAGTTTGAAGAGAACCCGATTACAGGCTGCTTAGTATCACTCATGGTTCTCTTCATCTTCGTCGTGGGAACTCTGGCGCAGGAGTGTCCACATTTCACGAACGGATAGATGGGGCTCGGTGAACTCAGGCTGAGAGAGATCAATCCGGATGTTGTAGAGGCGATTGTTCGCGTTCTGGACTTGGATAACCGGATACCAGCATTCGTACCGATGCTCCCAGCGGTCGCGATACGACAGTCGCAAGAAGCACCGACTCATCGGCTTCATGCGAATTGGAGCGCCAGCCCCAAGAACGATGGGGATGGAATGTCTCCGATATCGAGGGCCCTGTGGATGAAGAGCTTTCACGGAAAAACTTCCATCCCATCCGGCTAACTGCAAGAGGCAATCGTAGGCCACGCCGGGCCCCAGATTTTCTACTTCCGGTGTCAGTGTGACGACGTCTCCTGTGTTCATCGTCGAAAGATTGGTCACGCGAAGGATTGGTTGATAGTCTCGGAACTCATTCCTGGTATTGTCGATGAATCGGCGCAGAAAAAACCACCCGATGCTTCCCGGGATAAGAACAATGAGCGGAAATATGAGCAGTGACCAGTCCACGGTGCTGATACGTTGGGCAAAAATGTCTATTCGTAGCGTGTCCGAGAAAACCTACGCGGCGGAAGGGCCGCTGTCAACCATCAGAGTGCGGTCATACGGATGGGTGTTCAGTAGGGGGCCTTCCGCAACTTGTTGGACGGTTGGGAGAGCGTTTCGCTTTGATGAGTTCAGAAATGGGAAAGCCCAGCGCCTCAGCCTTGGCGACCAAGCGTTGGTATGTGAGGTCGTCGATGTGAGGCCTCCGTGAAAGAATCCACAGATAGCGTCGGTCCGGCGTGCCGACCATTGCGATGCGATAGTCGGGATCAAGATCGATGATCCAATAGTTGCCATCCCGAGATGGACCCACAAGTCGTGCGAAGAAGTTGTCGAATGTCACCGCCAATCTGGCATTCGTCGTTGGGTCCACCACCGTCGCAACCCCGTCGGCTTGATCGAGGGTTCCCGAATCGGTCAGACATTCGTTATGTACGCCGATTTTGTTGTCGAGAAGAATCGTATAAATAGCCTTCGAGTCGATGCAATGCCGTTGAAACCACATCGGAAGTCTGGCGATTTCATACCAAGTCCCGATGTAACGAGTGAGATCAACCGAAGGCGCCGTAGGAAGCGGTTGACGGGACTCCATCCCTACGCAACTAGCTATGATGAGCATGGCTACGCTCGCGACAAGCATGGCACCTACCTTCACAGTCGATTCCTGATGACAGGTTAGAACTACGATCCTACCGAGGATCGATGTGCGGGAATGTGTCATTTCAGTCGGCCCTAGACGATTTGAAGGAAGTCTCCCCCTACTTGATCGGGTTCACCAAAGTATTATCCTCGAAAAATTCTTACCGAATCTTAACCGGCTAGTCCGCCATGAGCAACATCCGTCCAACCCGCCGTTGTTTGAGCTTATAAAATGGGACTGATTGTCGGTGTCGCTCATGCCTAGGATCGGTGAGAGCCAGCGTGCTCGAGGCGACACACCACGATGATCTCCTGCGTGCAGTCTATGTCTGAGAATGATCCGTAGGCGATGGTTTGTCGACGGCACCTCTTCTTGGAAACAACAAGGCAGCTCCCGGTTTAAAGGTGAGGTAGTACCATATCCATTCCAGCATAACTCGTACTCGGTTCCTGAGTCCGATGAGAAAAAAGATATGGACAAAGCACCAAATCAACCATGCAAGAAGTCCCGAGGCATGGAGTGGGCCGGACTGAACGACGGCTTGGGCACGGCCGATCGTGGCCAGCATGCCACGGTCTTTGTAAACGAAAGGTGAGCGTTGCTCCGGAACCGTGTCTTGGTTGATCAGGCTGGCGACGTGCCTTCCTTGTTGTATGGCCACCGGAGCGACTCCGGGCAATGGCTTTCCATCTCTTCCCTGAAAGTGTGCCGCGTCCCCGATGACGAAGATCCACGGATCGTCTGGAATTGTCAGATCCGGTCGGACTATGATCCGACCTGAAGAATCCTGAGGAACTGA is a genomic window of Candidatus Nitrospira kreftii containing:
- a CDS encoding putative Histidine kinase, which encodes MREDATLLMESVPEAIFFVDHGSRIVSLNTVAQQLVGRTRKVIGQGFHNLFGCLMSGENEVAQCPFNRMVHTGDLVVVPSLFWTREDGTQFELSLSFWPRMQQGVRVGGVVVVHDLTNAMEIQRDVQRAARLAEDAPNPIVEFDAAGSVLYANTGMLNVMEQWGVFESGIEAMFPANLSGLLQECLATESSLARVEHAVADRVIAWSIFPLKELELVRAYGLDITSDVALRRAKEAAEESTRAKGIFLATMSHELRTPMNGVLGCTQLLKDTSLTDQQRELIETMHRSADALLTLVNDILDFSKIEAGKMSLEVANVNLRALVGDVTTLAEGLAAHKNLMLSLEIDADVPEEFRGDPIRLRQILFNLVGNAIKFTKQGGVTIAISSLKRDARDESDVVVLQWSVRDTGIGLTTEQQANPFKAYAQAETSTTRRFGGTGLGLMICRQLVELMGGTITVNSVFGQGSTFAYTTNLLPAIHREVTASSSGTAQRSVGDQMGLLRVLVADDNEINQVVACKFLQKLGCQVEVARTGLEAVEAIGRTTYDVVLMDCEMPEMDGYEATKEVRRREEGMPSRLPIIALTGYTSDEERQKCLQAGMDSVLTKPLTLPILRTHLQKLMRHADS
- a CDS encoding hypothetical protein (conserved protein of unknown function), whose protein sequence is MISAIHTALTGLTAFGKQLEVVAHNVANVNTDGFKKLRTTFVEAPTSGVLPVVEKDDSSGPTILRDANQNQLETELSNTDLGEDLVQQMLAQRNLEANLHTIKTGDALLGSILDLKR
- a CDS encoding putative 3-hydroxyisobutyrate dehydrogenase, with amino-acid sequence MPTPPERIGFVGVGRMGANMARRLKGQGYRIAAVQDRHAESSETLAQELGSEKARSPGRVADISDIIFTVVSDDAAMYEIYAEQDPASLMAHAKDRLFINCATLSPDVHRDIERLVTERGGRCLEACMAGSITHAREGTLYLMCGGKHEVFASAKAVLEALGTKVQYIGQAGEAAQVKALVNMVMNSNTVALAEGLGLGAALGIDLTLLRDVFTQTGAASRVLDTDGEDMQQRTHECYFSVSHAAKDSAIAIDLAKQAGLALPVACATLSQYQRLMELGKGNLDKSAAAELTFPDRLGSSKSTCDSGENVKGRNNSTVPS
- a CDS encoding hypothetical protein (conserved protein of unknown function); amino-acid sequence: MMTTDAPSRKFLLYSDFNCPFCYALHERLYELNLLDSCEWHGVQHAPHLPRPMRPWQGSLGAELKHEVAVVQRLAPGLPISLPSGKPNTLPAIKQAAALLRQDVRRGMDFVKLTYRAFWCEGHDISDLQVVKHLAGEEGTEDVDDEYLVIAQKWETAWHATGQNGVPLVVSPDGDLLVGCVPVDQVKSFFSGQA
- a CDS encoding hypothetical protein (conserved protein of unknown function), with the translated sequence MKVGAMLVASVAMLIIASCVGMESRQPLPTAPSVDLTRYIGTWYEIARLPMWFQRHCIDSKAIYTILLDNKIGVHNECLTDSGTLDQADGVATVVDPTTNARLAVTFDNFFARLVGPSRDGNYWIIDLDPDYRIAMVGTPDRRYLWILSRRPHIDDLTYQRLVAKAEALGFPISELIKAKRSPNRPTSCGRPPTEHPSV
- a CDS encoding hypothetical protein (conserved protein of unknown function), whose product is MFGRVLPFLVLPPLLLSCGESGGLFTSTTNPCSLLTVAEAQQALGEPVQEGTLSDPSACLFKALRHASNVVTVQLDEPAGKDQRVWFNKERLGRDSRLIPGLGDGAFRIDSSPTLSRLTFMHRDALVTVSLASTKQKHLGESVTQLSRAVATHYGATLATTLPPTASNSNPSEGMNTHLVSRSTPVSLTQTLPGPPESQARPHKAPSLDPTGLIGTWHTRSAQGTTQHDMLLIIKPNLEWSLSSMMQFDGVVNAEGGLWLLERANTFKGLGWKGSYRKKTADSFASTGSVQATWTRLAPDEDPKRIPTELWKLRREATSVPVFQIKTVDPDLVGQWEGAGTYAGGSAAFVWAIKPSAATDLLIVESLRGTVKTKDGLPQLQPIKKKGQRVSVVAIYEHGFTTTDGKTNLRWSKLRSESTEDGQL
- a CDS encoding hypothetical protein (conserved protein of unknown function); amino-acid sequence: MDWSLLIFPLIVLIPGSIGWFFLRRFIDNTRNEFRDYQPILRVTNLSTMNTGDVVTLTPEVENLGPGVAYDCLLQLAGWDGSFSVKALHPQGPRYRRHSIPIVLGAGAPIRMKPMSRCFLRLSYRDRWEHRYECWYPVIQVQNANNRLYNIRIDLSQPEFTEPHLSVREMWTLLRQSSHDEDEENHE
- a CDS encoding Peptide methionine sulfoxide reductase MsrB, whose product is MPPKIQIDPIVKVTKTDEEWKKQLSTAAYRVLRHEDTERPFVNPLHDNHEPGIYYCAGCDLPLFSSEHKFDSGTGWPSFWQPIDPRAVETRTDFKLFLPRTEVHCARCGGHQGHVFKDGPKPTGLRYCINGVALKFVAG